Below is a genomic region from bacterium.
GGAAGAAAGTCTGTTTAAAAATGTATTTTGTAAATATGGTAATTCATTTATAACACCTGTAAAGCGAGGCATATTTTTATTGGGAAGTCTTACTCAATTACTTCTTAATAAACAATGGAGTGACAGGTCCGCAAAACCTTTTATAAAAAAACTTAAAAGTCTAAAGATGGATGAAAAAGATATAAAAGGACTTCTGCCACAGGTTCAAAATAAACTTGAAGAATACGATTCTTTTGACAAAGGTAAAAGGATAATTGCGTCAGAGGCTTCTAAATATCTTCTTGAAGCAGGAAATAATTGGAAAATGTCGGTTGATGAAATAAATTTCTATTTTGCTTGTGGTATGAATCTGGTTGATGAAATGGCGAATATTGTTTATCCCAAAATGGAAGAAAAAAAGGAGGAAAAATAATGGCACAAGAAACCCCAACAGCAGAAAAAAAGTTAGTAAAGAATCGTTCGGAAATTTTATTTTTGTATGATATAACAGACGCAAATCCAAATGGCGATCCTTTGGATGAAAATAAACCAAGGATAGACGAAGAAACGGGAATCAATATTGTTACGGATGTAAGGTTAAAAAGGACGATTAGGGATTATTTACATGATTATAAAAAACTAGATATTTTTATAATAGAAACGAAAGATGACAAAGGAGATTTAAGAACTAAAGAAGACCGTTTAGGCGATTTTAAAACATCCGAAGATTTACTAAATAAATGTATAGATATCAGATTGTTTGGAGCCACAACGGCAGTAGAAAAGAAAACAATGGCATTAACTGGGCCTGTCCAGTTTAAATATGGCCGGTCACTTCATAAGGTTGATTCGATTTATATAAAAGGTACAACAGTTATGCCTTCTAAGGCCGACAAAAAACAGGGAACATTCACCGAAAAATATATGCTCCCATATTCTCTTATAGCATTTTATGGTATTGTAAATGAAAATGCCGCTTTGACTCAAGCATTGAAATTAACAGAAGAAGACATAATTTTGATGCTTGAAGGAATCTGGAATGGAACCAAGAATTTAATATCCGGGTCAAAATTTGGACAGATGCCAAGATTGCTTATGCAGGTTATTTATAAAAATGAAAATTTTTATATTGGAGAGTTAGAGAAAAGAATGACGCTTGTTTCAGATATTAATGGTGAACGAATTCGCAATATATCGGAAGTAAAGATTGATATTACAAATCTTGTCAAATCACTAAATGATTATAAGGGCAAGATTGAAAAAATCAAATTAAAGGTTGATGAACGGATTTCGTTTATAAAAGATAATAAAGACTGTTCTATTAAGGACGCATTAAACGGTTTAAGCATTGAAGACTTAATTTTATAAGTGGGAAGGGGAACTATGAAAGTTTTAGCCTTTAATATATGGGGTGATTATGCCCATTTCCGTAAATTCTATACTACATCGTCTCCATTAACATTTTCTTTTCCTCCGCCATCAACTATCGCAGGTATTTTGGGTGCTATTTATGGAGCAGGTAAAGAAGAATATTTAGATATATTTTCATCCCAAAGATGTCATATTGCTATAAAAATTATAAATCCAGTTAAAAAAATAAGAATGGGAATAAATCTTATAAACACAAAAGGAAATTTTTGGATTCCATATGGAAATCAATATCACGAACCGCGCACACAAATAAGAACCGAATTTGTGAAAGAACCATCCTATATGGTATATGTTAATCATCAAGATCCCAAAATATTTGATACTCTCTGCAAAAATATTAAAGAACACAAAAGTTTCTATACTGTGTCTCTTGGATTGAGTGAACTGCTGGCAGATTTTGAATATGCAGGTATTTATAATTCAGAGGAGACATTATCAAATGATGAATTAACGGAACTATGCACCCCTGTAATTATTACAAATCTGATTTCTGATGGTTTGGGAATAGAAGAAGGTAAAAAATATTTTAAAGAAAAAATGCCGATAATAATGAATCAGAAAAGAATTGTTGGAAAGTATGATGACGTAATATTTGAGCCTGAAGGTAATACTATAAAGGCAAGAGTAAAAACATATCATAAGCTCGAAAATGGAGAAAACATTGTGTTCTTCTAATCTCTATTCACACCCGGACAAACTGCTTGAAGACCATTTAATAGGTGTTTCAAGACTGGCATCCCTATTTCTTTCCGAAAAACCGCAAAATATCCGGAATGAATTAACAGATATCAGCCGAATTATAGCCTTGACCCATGACTTAGGGAAGGCATCTGGTTATTTCCAAAAATATCTATTTGCAGATGAAAAGGAAAAATATAGACTTAAAGGAAGTAAAGAAGTTAGGCACAGTTTTTTATCATCTCTATGCGTTTATTATATTACCAAAGAAATAAAACCTGAAAGCCTTTATCCTTTCTTTGCTTTTCTAACTGTCAGGAGACACCACGGAAATTTAAGGGATGTCTTAAATGAAGTATCAGATTTTGACGATAAAGATGCTGAGTTACTGCGCAAACAGCTTGAAAGCACAAATAATGATAATTTTTATGCGCTTGCTAATAAACTTCACAAAGCAGGGTTGCCGGTACTTTTAAATAAAAACAACATTGATCGATGGATTAATGACTTTGGCAAAGAAATGAAAGTTGTTAAAAAACAGATTAAAGAAATAGATGGCAATGTCAGGAGTTTTATAACCATCAATCTTCTTTATTCTCTGCTTCTTGATGCGGACAAGAGCGATGTGGTTATAAAGGATACATCAGCATTTGAACGGAAGCAAATAATTACCGGCAATTTGGTAGATAACTATAAGGCGAAAACATCATTCCCTCAATCTCCAATAAATGATATTAGAGACAAGGCATATCAAGAGGTAATGGGTAACAATATTACCACAAACAAAAAAATTTACTCTTTAAACCTTCCCACTGGTTTGGGTAAGACATTAGCAGCCTTTTCTTTTGCATTAAAACTTAAAGAGCGGTTAAAAAAAGATAACGTAAATCCAAGGATTATTTATGCTTTGCCTTTTTTAAGCATTATCGACCAAAATTCCAATGTATTTGAATCTGTGATAAAAGCAAACGACATTAAACCTGATTCTGATGTTTTTCTAAAACACCATCATCTCTCAGAAATATTTTACAAAAAAGAGGATATTGAATTTGAACCCGATGAGGCAAAGATACTCATTGAGGGATGGAATTCTGAAATAATTGTGACTACTTTTATACAGCTATTTCATACTTTGATTTCCAATAAAAACAGGAGCATCAGAAAATTTCATAGACTTGCAAATTCAATTATTATACTTGATGAAATTCAGTCTATCCCTATCAAATATTGGCTGCTTTTGAAAACTGTTTTAAAAGAACTTTCTGAGTCGTTAAATGTCTATATTATATTTGCAACAGCCACAGAACCTTTGATATTCGATAGAGAAGAAACTCAAAGTCTTGTTAATAGAGATTTTTATTTCAATTCATTAGATAGGGTTTCATTGATTTCTCATCTGTCGCGGGCAATGACATTAAACGAAATTTATGATTATTTCAAGCTAACTGATGGGAAAAGCTATCTTTTTATATTTAACACCATAGGCGCTGCAAAAGATTTTTATAATTTAATTAAAGATACGGAGATACCGAAAACATATTTATCTACTTATCTAACGCCAAAAGACCGTCTTGAGCGGATAAAGGATATTAAAAATGGTAGTTATAAGATTGTCGTATCAACACAACTTGTAGAGGCCGGCGTAGACATAGATTTTGATGTCGTTGTTAGAGATATTGCCCCCCTGGATTCAATAAATCAGGCATCGGGAAGATGCAACAGAAATGGTAATAAAAAAGGTAATGTTCATATTGTTATATTAGAAGATGCTAATGATAAAAAATACGCTTCATACATATATGACAGTGTCTTACTCGATATAACTCAAAGAATTTTATCTAATAAGGACGAAATAAAAGAAGGCGAATTTTTACAGCTAATAGAAAGCTATTATATGGAGACAAAAGAAAAAAAGACTCAAGAGGTTTCCAAAAATCTTTTAGAAGCAATTACGAAACTTAGATATGATAGTGAGGATGATAAAACCTCTATTTCAGAATTTAAACTTATTGAGGAAAGCTATCAAAAAACCGATGTTTTTATAGAATTAGATGAAGAAGCCAAAGAGGTATGGAAGCAATATGCAGGGTTAAAAAATATTGACGGTATTTTTTTAAGAAAGCAAAAATTTGATTCAATAAAAGCTGACTTTTACCAATATGTCATATCAATCCCTTCTAATGTTAAAAATATGCCGGAAATGTTTGGCGAAATCGGTTATGTAAAGCAATCTATTTTAGCAGACTATTATGATTCTGAAACAGGTTTTATAGCAAAAGATACAAAATCTGTAATTATATGGTGAAAAATGGAAATAAATGTTTTAACGCTTAATATTATTATAAATATTAATTTAAGGAAAAGTGACACTGAAAAAATAAGGGGGTATTTGGGCAATTTATTTTGGGATAATCCTTATGCTCATCAGCATAAACCTGATGGAAGTTTTATCTACCAATATCCTTGTGTTCAATATAAAGTAATAGATGGTTCATGTTTGTTGATAGGGTTCAATGAAGGATCGGGAATCATTATGAAAACATTTCATGACTTAAAATCATTAAATATTGATGGCAAATGGGAGGAAATATTAAGCAAGGGATTAGAAAGTTATACGACATCCTTTTCAATATTGTCTGAACATACATCCTATTCTTTCCTCACCCCCTGGCTCGCCCTCAACGAAGAAAACCACAAAAAATACAGGGGAATGAAAAACTGGGAAGATAAAAAAGAATTGTTAAATAAAATTTTGGTTGGCAATGTAATTTCAATGTCAAAAAGCCTTGGTTACACTGTGCCATCGCCGATTATTGCAGATATTAAAAACATAAAAGAAATTCACACCTCCCTCAAAGGCACCCCTATGCTCGGCTTTCTCGGCACGTTCTCCGTCAACTTTGAAATCCCTGATTACTGGGGAATCGGGAAGTCGGTGTCGAGAGGGTTCGGGACGGTGAAAAAAAATTTAACTCAAAACAATGTTTAATATTACCCAACAAAGCTGTTTATTTATAGAATTGTTAGGTAATTTTATTTATTGATATTTGTTACCCAACATGTTATATTATATTGAAGTTTGTTAGGTAATAGGAGGTTTTGTGAGAGGTGTCATTAAAGGCGTATTGGCGGAAGAGCTGGAAAATTCTTTAAGGATGGAGAAAGAGTATAAAAAGGCAATAAGACAATTGCCTCAAGGATGCCTTGTGGAAAAAAAGATACGAGGCCACAAATATTTTTATTTGGTAAAGCGAATTGACAGGAAAGTAAAGTATATTTATAAAGGGAAAGTTTCGGAAGAAGAAATAAAGAAATATGGAGAAAGCAAACTATTACGCGCTAAATACAGAAAACTGTTATCTCAGGTAAAAAAACAGATTAGATTTTTGAGGAGTTCTTTACGTGGAAAAGAAGCAATCTGAATTATGTCTTGAAATATTAAGGCGGTTTAATAAAG
It encodes:
- the cas7b gene encoding type I-B CRISPR-associated protein Cas7/Csh2 is translated as MAQETPTAEKKLVKNRSEILFLYDITDANPNGDPLDENKPRIDEETGINIVTDVRLKRTIRDYLHDYKKLDIFIIETKDDKGDLRTKEDRLGDFKTSEDLLNKCIDIRLFGATTAVEKKTMALTGPVQFKYGRSLHKVDSIYIKGTTVMPSKADKKQGTFTEKYMLPYSLIAFYGIVNENAALTQALKLTEEDIILMLEGIWNGTKNLISGSKFGQMPRLLMQVIYKNENFYIGELEKRMTLVSDINGERIRNISEVKIDITNLVKSLNDYKGKIEKIKLKVDERISFIKDNKDCSIKDALNGLSIEDLIL
- the cas5b gene encoding type I-B CRISPR-associated protein Cas5b; the encoded protein is MKVLAFNIWGDYAHFRKFYTTSSPLTFSFPPPSTIAGILGAIYGAGKEEYLDIFSSQRCHIAIKIINPVKKIRMGINLINTKGNFWIPYGNQYHEPRTQIRTEFVKEPSYMVYVNHQDPKIFDTLCKNIKEHKSFYTVSLGLSELLADFEYAGIYNSEETLSNDELTELCTPVIITNLISDGLGIEEGKKYFKEKMPIIMNQKRIVGKYDDVIFEPEGNTIKARVKTYHKLENGENIVFF
- the cas3 gene encoding CRISPR-associated helicase Cas3' encodes the protein MEKTLCSSNLYSHPDKLLEDHLIGVSRLASLFLSEKPQNIRNELTDISRIIALTHDLGKASGYFQKYLFADEKEKYRLKGSKEVRHSFLSSLCVYYITKEIKPESLYPFFAFLTVRRHHGNLRDVLNEVSDFDDKDAELLRKQLESTNNDNFYALANKLHKAGLPVLLNKNNIDRWINDFGKEMKVVKKQIKEIDGNVRSFITINLLYSLLLDADKSDVVIKDTSAFERKQIITGNLVDNYKAKTSFPQSPINDIRDKAYQEVMGNNITTNKKIYSLNLPTGLGKTLAAFSFALKLKERLKKDNVNPRIIYALPFLSIIDQNSNVFESVIKANDIKPDSDVFLKHHHLSEIFYKKEDIEFEPDEAKILIEGWNSEIIVTTFIQLFHTLISNKNRSIRKFHRLANSIIILDEIQSIPIKYWLLLKTVLKELSESLNVYIIFATATEPLIFDREETQSLVNRDFYFNSLDRVSLISHLSRAMTLNEIYDYFKLTDGKSYLFIFNTIGAAKDFYNLIKDTEIPKTYLSTYLTPKDRLERIKDIKNGSYKIVVSTQLVEAGVDIDFDVVVRDIAPLDSINQASGRCNRNGNKKGNVHIVILEDANDKKYASYIYDSVLLDITQRILSNKDEIKEGEFLQLIESYYMETKEKKTQEVSKNLLEAITKLRYDSEDDKTSISEFKLIEESYQKTDVFIELDEEAKEVWKQYAGLKNIDGIFLRKQKFDSIKADFYQYVISIPSNVKNMPEMFGEIGYVKQSILADYYDSETGFIAKDTKSVIIW
- a CDS encoding CRISPR-associated endonuclease Cas6 — encoded protein: MEINVLTLNIIININLRKSDTEKIRGYLGNLFWDNPYAHQHKPDGSFIYQYPCVQYKVIDGSCLLIGFNEGSGIIMKTFHDLKSLNIDGKWEEILSKGLESYTTSFSILSEHTSYSFLTPWLALNEENHKKYRGMKNWEDKKELLNKILVGNVISMSKSLGYTVPSPIIADIKNIKEIHTSLKGTPMLGFLGTFSVNFEIPDYWGIGKSVSRGFGTVKKNLTQNNV